A window of Sulfurimonas gotlandica GD1 contains these coding sequences:
- a CDS encoding NAD-dependent epimerase/dehydratase family protein: MKKIVITGALGHIGSKLIRTLPIQIEDIEIVMIDNMLSQRYCSLFNLPRKYNYKFIEADILEYDLDSLFKNASYVVHLAAITNAAGSFENEAEVENVNYVGTKKIIDACANNNCKLIFLSTTSIYGTQNDVVDEDCSADELKPQSPYAQSKFKSEQELKKYSDKLDYIILRFGTIFGFSEGIRFHTAVNKFCWQAVMRQPLTVWKTAYNQKRPYLDLEDAVNSIAFLIKNDIFDKNIYNVLTKNLTVKDIVDSIKENVDSLNIDFVETQIMNQLSYDVANEKFKKLGFEFKGDYKKGIKETIDTLKTSNN; this comes from the coding sequence TTGAAAAAAATAGTGATAACTGGTGCATTAGGTCATATAGGTTCTAAGTTAATAAGAACTTTACCAATTCAAATAGAAGATATAGAGATAGTTATGATAGACAATATGCTATCTCAAAGATATTGTTCTTTATTTAATTTACCGAGAAAATACAATTATAAGTTTATAGAAGCTGACATATTAGAGTATGATTTAGACTCTTTATTCAAAAATGCTTCATACGTTGTGCATCTAGCAGCCATTACAAATGCAGCAGGAAGCTTTGAAAATGAAGCAGAAGTTGAAAATGTAAATTATGTAGGTACTAAAAAAATTATAGATGCTTGTGCAAACAATAATTGTAAACTTATATTTTTATCCACTACGAGTATTTACGGTACTCAAAATGATGTTGTAGATGAAGATTGCTCAGCAGATGAGCTTAAACCGCAAAGTCCTTACGCTCAGTCTAAATTTAAATCAGAACAAGAATTAAAAAAATATTCAGATAAATTAGATTACATTATTTTAAGGTTTGGTACAATATTTGGATTCTCTGAAGGCATAAGATTTCACACTGCTGTAAATAAATTTTGCTGGCAAGCTGTTATGAGACAGCCATTAACAGTTTGGAAAACAGCATATAATCAGAAAAGACCTTATTTAGACTTAGAAGATGCAGTAAATTCTATAGCTTTTCTAATAAAAAATGATATTTTTGATAAAAATATTTATAATGTACTTACCAAGAACTTAACGGTTAAAGATATTGTAGACTCAATAAAAGAAAATGTAGATTCACTTAATATTGACTTTGTTGAGACACAGATCATGAATCAGTTATCATATGATGTTGCTAATGAAAAATTTAAAAAGCTAGGATTTGAATTTAAAGGTGACTATAAAAAAGGAATAAAAGAGACAATAGATACTTTAAAAACATCTAATAACTAA
- a CDS encoding sugar 3,4-ketoisomerase — protein MAYFISLPTFSDERGSLTVIEKILPFDIKRVFYIYYMNGQRGGHKHKKTVQALVPLNGKYKITVFDKNNEEKIYNLDSPNQCLILEPSDWHTMDGFSKNSILLVFASEYFDTDDYIYER, from the coding sequence ATGGCTTATTTTATTTCTTTACCAACTTTTAGTGATGAGAGAGGCAGTTTAACAGTTATAGAAAAAATTCTTCCATTTGATATAAAAAGAGTGTTTTATATTTATTATATGAATGGCCAAAGAGGTGGTCACAAACATAAAAAAACTGTTCAAGCATTGGTTCCATTAAATGGGAAATATAAAATTACTGTTTTTGATAAAAATAATGAAGAAAAAATTTATAATTTAGATTCCCCAAACCAATGCTTAATCCTTGAGCCTAGTGATTGGCACACAATGGATGGTTTTAGTAAAAATAGTATTTTATTAGTTTTTGCTTCAGAGTATTTTGATACTGATGATTATATTTATGAGAGGTAG
- a CDS encoding class I SAM-dependent methyltransferase: protein MNKKYKLNLGCASRPIEGYINIDIDDKETMRKRYPNINIPDDIEIFQYDIFNLPFDFESIHEVRSESMIEHLSFLEEKKFFLEMKRVLKKDGLLVFSVPDFEDTVKKWLNAKDDWKDFYRNDDEAIDNQHWFGNNSYSFGNRWGYLTASIFGPQNSEGQFHKNAYTEAKIKAMMKYLGFEVVEISRFNWKEDRDLMLNIIAKKKK from the coding sequence ATGAATAAAAAATATAAACTTAATTTAGGTTGTGCTTCAAGACCAATTGAAGGCTATATTAATATTGATATAGATGACAAAGAAACAATGAGGAAAAGATATCCTAATATTAATATACCAGACGATATAGAAATATTCCAATATGACATTTTTAATTTACCTTTTGATTTTGAAAGCATTCATGAAGTACGATCTGAATCAATGATAGAACATCTATCATTTTTAGAAGAAAAAAAATTTTTTCTTGAAATGAAAAGAGTATTGAAAAAAGATGGGCTGCTAGTATTTTCTGTTCCTGATTTTGAAGATACAGTTAAAAAATGGTTAAATGCCAAAGATGATTGGAAAGATTTTTACAGAAACGATGATGAAGCTATTGATAATCAACATTGGTTTGGAAACAATTCTTATTCATTTGGCAATAGATGGGGTTATCTCACAGCAAGTATTTTTGGGCCACAAAATTCCGAAGGACAATTTCACAAGAATGCTTATACTGAAGCTAAGATAAAAGCAATGATGAAGTATTTGGGCTTTGAGGTAGTTGAAATAAGCAGATTTAACTGGAAAGAAGATAGAGATCTAATGCTAAATATTATTGCAAAGAAGAAGAAATAA
- the cysQ gene encoding 3'(2'),5'-bisphosphate nucleotidase CysQ codes for MLKKINIKDIKQIALKAGKAIMDIYEKDFTIEYKDDNSPLTEADLKSNKIICDSLKKLYPEIPILSEENKEVSYSIRKSWEYYWCIDPIDGTKEFIKKNDEFTVNIALICKNIPVIGVVYAPALKLMYYSKQGYGAYKNNIKLPIEREDNKLIIVASRSHMSDATQKFVDNIKTEKEKELISIGSSLKLCLIAEGKADIYPRLAPTMEWDTAAAHAIISESGKRVVLNDDINQELYYNKTNLLNAWFIAN; via the coding sequence ATGCTTAAAAAAATAAACATTAAAGATATAAAACAAATAGCTTTAAAAGCTGGTAAGGCTATTATGGATATCTATGAAAAAGATTTTACAATAGAATATAAAGATGACAATTCTCCGTTAACAGAAGCTGATTTAAAATCAAATAAAATAATTTGTGATAGTTTAAAAAAGCTTTACCCAGAAATTCCTATACTCTCAGAAGAAAATAAAGAAGTTTCATACAGCATAAGAAAGAGTTGGGAATATTATTGGTGTATAGATCCAATTGATGGAACAAAAGAATTCATTAAAAAAAATGATGAGTTTACAGTAAACATTGCATTAATATGTAAAAATATACCAGTTATTGGTGTAGTTTATGCGCCAGCACTTAAGTTGATGTATTATTCAAAGCAAGGATATGGAGCATATAAAAATAATATTAAACTTCCAATTGAAAGAGAAGATAATAAATTGATTATAGTTGCTAGTAGATCTCATATGTCAGATGCAACTCAAAAGTTTGTGGATAATATAAAAACTGAGAAAGAGAAAGAGCTTATCTCAATAGGCAGTAGTTTAAAACTTTGTTTAATTGCTGAAGGAAAAGCAGATATATACCCAAGATTAGCACCTACAATGGAGTGGGACACTGCTGCTGCTCATGCAATTATATCTGAATCAGGGAAAAGAGTAGTGTTAAATGATGATATTAATCAAGAATTATATTATAATAAGACAAATTTATTAAATGCTTGGTTTATTGCCAATTAA